DNA from Streptomyces sp. NBC_01260:
GACCCAAAAGCCCGGTTGTGCTGCGGCGACAGGGGTTTGTCAGGCCTCGCTGCGCTGCTGCGGAATACCCGCAAGCAGTGCGCGGACCTCTGCCTCGCGGTACCGGCGATGTCCACCGAGCGTGCGGATGGACGTGAGCTTGCCTGCCTTGGCCCAACGGGTAACCGTCTTCGGGTCCACGCGGAACATCGTGGCAACCTCAGCCGGGGTCAGCAGCGGCTCGGCATCAGGGGTGCGAGCGGTCATGAGCGGCCTCCTCGGGAGAACCGAACCATCTCGGTTCTTTCCTCTAAATTCTGCACCTTGACCCGCGTTGCCCGAAATGGCGGACGCGGGCCGAGTCGGTTATAGGACGAACGGCTTGTCCTCGGCACTACAACTACACCATCCGTCCAGCCACGTCGGCCAAACCGATGGAATTGCCCTCCCAGGTGTTCATCAGCGACGGAAGCCGATGGACCATGCCATAGCGGACAGTCACACCACTGTGACGATCAGTCACAGAGCGATCAGGAGCCATCAGACCCCCCATAGAACGCAATGCAGAGCACTCCGCCCATAATTGGACGAATAGAGCCCTCCCCGGACTCCTTGTCCTATTTTGGCACGAGGAGTAGGTAAGGGCGCAAGGGCCCCGTAAGTGCTATCCATCACGCTTGAGGCAAAGGCCCGGTTCGGGACGTAGGTCCTGAGACATCAGGCGTACGCTTCCGCCTCTTCACCCTCACGTGTCACACAGGACGCAGGTTCATCGATTGTCAGTTCGCGAACTGGCGATCCCTTACGGACCTCCAGCGCTCCGAAAGGCGTGCGTACGCCTCGCTCGCCGCCTCGGTGTCACCAGCACGCAGCGCCGAGATGCCCTCGGCCACATCGGCGGCGCTCCGGTCCTCGGCAAGGTGCCGCGCCGGGAGGGCGTGCACCAGCCCGCCGTAGTCCAGCTCGACCAGGGCGCGCGGATGGAACTCCTCCAGCCAGCGGCCGAC
Protein-coding regions in this window:
- the bldC gene encoding developmental transcriptional regulator BldC — protein: MTARTPDAEPLLTPAEVATMFRVDPKTVTRWAKAGKLTSIRTLGGHRRYREAEVRALLAGIPQQRSEA